In Emys orbicularis isolate rEmyOrb1 chromosome 12, rEmyOrb1.hap1, whole genome shotgun sequence, one genomic interval encodes:
- the SLC39A2 gene encoding zinc transporter ZIP2 has product MEPLLAVKIGCLVALLFITLVCGLIPAQVKWFQIKAAKGRHRRILSFIGCFAAGVFLGACLMHTAADALTDIQGELGKRLQQAAAGQNLTGTQNDSSRASACGAELDYPFAELVISLGFFLVFLTESLVLHCCHAAPPSHGAPGKDPACSAPSVPSVPHSHGVPGPGGPSPGSFRALVLFITLSLHSLFEGLAVGVQQGEAGALQLCLAVLAHKGVIAFSLGLQLVQSGTRPRWRLLYLGIFALMSPSGMAVGIGLSFSGGAAGGLAMALVEGVAAGTFLYITFLEILPHELSSREPPLAKFSFIALGFTVMATIAVWA; this is encoded by the exons ATGGAGCCGCTCCTGGCGGTGAAGATCGGCTGCCTGGTGGCTCTGCTGTTCATTACCCTCGTCTGCGGCCTCATCCCGGCCCAGGTCAAGTGGTTCCAGATCAAAGCGGCCAAAG GGCGGCACCGGCGCATCCTGAGCTTCATCGGCTGCTTTGCAGCGGGGGTCTTCCTGGGCGCCTGCCTCATGCACACGGCGGCCGACGCGCTGACAGACATCCAGGGGGAGCTGGGCAAGCGGCTGCAGCAG GCTGCCGCTGGGcagaacctgacggggacacagAACGACTCGTCTAGAGCCAGTGCCTGTGGGGCTGAG ctggaTTACCCCTTCGCGGAGCTCGTCATCTCCCTCGGCTTCTTCCTTGTCTTCCTCACCGAGAGCCTGGTGCTGCACTGCTGCCACGCAGCTCCACCGTCCCACGGGGCCCCGGGCAAGGACCCTGCTTGCTCAGCCCCCAGCGTCCCCTCCGTCCCCCACTCCCATGGGGTCCCGGGGCCTGGCGGCCCCTCACCTGGCTCCTTCCGGGCCCTGGTGCTCTTCATTACGCTGTCGCTGCACTCACTCTTCGAGGGGCTGGCggtgggggtgcagcagggcgaGGCGGGGGCCCTCCAGCTCTGCCTGGCTGTGCTGGCCCACAAGGGCGTGATCGCCTTcagcctggggctgcagctggtgcAAAGCGGCACCCGGCCCCGCTGGAGGCTGCTCTACCTGGGCATTTTCGCCCTCATGTCCCCCTCTGGCATGGCCGTTGGCATCGGGCTCTCGTTCtcgggcggggcggccggcgggCTGGCCATGGCCCTGGTGGAGGGGGTGGCAGCCGGCACCTTCCTGTACATCACCTTCCTGGAGATCCTGCCCCACGAGCTGAGCTCCCGCGAGCCGCCCCTGGCCAAGTTCTCCTTCATCGCCCTGGGCTTCACCGTCATGGCCACCATTGCTGTCTGGGCCTGA